In Dyella terrae, one DNA window encodes the following:
- a CDS encoding ABC transporter permease, whose amino-acid sequence MVALARKTLIYEWRRFLPAILAVGFAGLLQLLQAALVLGIFGSASVYITGSSADLWAGYPGTQSVNLGRPIDNGVEMRLRMDPDVMAVEPFHWVDADWRGPNDTGGVSVFVSGISTRPDAMMFAHALPAPLRAMLDEPDAVIVDKADLESLGVGIGDTAVINGHRVRVVGVSSGLRALGGVNVVASLATAASLDTDPTNFNRMTYFVARVRDASQSDAVAQRLRGDGSFGSYDVWTARDFARRSQLYWMFDTGAGAGVLFLAGIVFLVGAVITSQTLVAAVIGSVREYATLNALGVGVGALRKVVMEQAFWVGAIGLAGSMVLGILFLAIARSRSVPVALDPIVAAACLLLGMGLAIVSGLAAMRSLRRADPATLLR is encoded by the coding sequence ATGGTGGCGCTCGCACGCAAGACACTCATTTACGAATGGCGCCGCTTCCTGCCGGCGATTCTCGCCGTGGGTTTCGCCGGCTTGCTGCAATTGCTGCAGGCTGCGCTGGTGCTCGGCATCTTCGGCAGCGCCAGCGTGTACATCACCGGTTCGTCAGCCGACCTGTGGGCCGGCTATCCGGGCACGCAGAGCGTGAACCTCGGGCGCCCCATCGATAACGGCGTGGAAATGCGCCTGCGCATGGATCCGGACGTGATGGCCGTCGAGCCGTTCCACTGGGTCGACGCCGACTGGCGTGGTCCGAACGACACCGGCGGTGTGTCCGTCTTTGTGTCCGGCATCAGCACCCGGCCCGACGCCATGATGTTCGCCCATGCCCTGCCCGCGCCGTTGCGCGCGATGCTCGATGAGCCCGACGCCGTGATCGTCGACAAGGCCGATCTCGAAAGCCTTGGCGTCGGCATTGGCGATACCGCCGTCATCAATGGTCATCGGGTACGCGTGGTCGGCGTCAGCAGCGGCCTGCGTGCGCTGGGCGGCGTCAATGTCGTCGCGTCGCTCGCCACCGCCGCTTCGCTCGACACGGATCCCACCAACTTCAATCGCATGACCTATTTCGTGGCGCGCGTGCGCGACGCTTCGCAATCCGATGCCGTGGCGCAACGCCTGCGAGGCGATGGCTCCTTCGGCAGCTACGACGTCTGGACCGCACGCGATTTCGCGCGCCGCTCGCAGCTGTACTGGATGTTCGACACCGGCGCCGGTGCCGGCGTGTTGTTCCTGGCCGGCATCGTGTTCCTGGTAGGCGCGGTGATCACCAGCCAGACCCTGGTCGCCGCTGTCATTGGTTCGGTGCGCGAATACGCGACGCTCAACGCGTTGGGCGTGGGCGTGGGCGCATTGCGCAAAGTCGTCATGGAGCAGGCGTTCTGGGTCGGCGCCATCGGCCTGGCGGGAAGCATGGTGCTGGGCATCCTGTTCCTGGCCATTGCGCGAAGCCGCAGCGTGCCGGTCGCGCTCGATCCGATCGTGGCGGCTGCGTGCCTGTTGCTGGGCATGGGCCTGGCCATCGTGTCCGGCCTCGCCGCGATGCGCAGCCTGCGTCGCGCCGATCCGGCGACCTTGTTGAGGTGA